Proteins from a genomic interval of Trichoderma breve strain T069 chromosome 2, whole genome shotgun sequence:
- a CDS encoding glycosyl hydrolases family 18 domain-containing protein, translating to MSAVSRKSRMATSVARVMYTNAVYFPSSRIYQGDSPGMLNYGCINHVYYAYASVTADGSVFLGDEWADARAPVDGVQGGLGSLMHLKQRHPHLQVVLSIGGSTASEVFPVVASSTLLRDNFARSCLGLVEASGLDGIDIAWEFPSEAKHGHDFLALLAAVRIHLPDDRFILTAVLPAAKEVLDLIDLKTAAEYLDYINLVAYDFFGTWTSKSGHHAQLYTMNKDEPSASSGVAHLMAQGFPPKSILLGIPTYGRSFLKANGPGQDFNGVGGQEGTFEYSELPRKGCKEIVDRRYIAAQCVGGDGGFVTYDNPETVKVKAEFCKQKGLGGLFYWNGPADSRDQARSLIAAGFRALHTS from the exons ATGAGCGCCGTGTCACGCAAGTCTCGAATGGCCACCAGTGTGGCCAGAGTCATGTACACCAATGCAGTCTATTTCCCTAGCAGCAGAATATACCAAGGTGATTCGCCCGGAATGCTCAATTACGGCTGCATCAACCACGTGTATTATGCTTATGCCAGTGTGACTGCGGACGGCAGTGTGTTT CTTGGCGATGAGTGGGCCGATGCAAGAGCGCCAGTGGATGGCGTTCAGGGTGGCTTGGGATCCTTGATGCATCTCAAGCAGAGGCACCCTCACCTGCAGGTCGTCTTATCTATTGGTGGCAGCACTGCGTCCGAGGTATTCCCCGTTGTTGCGTCCAGCACTCTGCTCAGGGACAACTTTGCCAGGtcttgccttggccttgttgaaGCTTCCGGCCTTGATGGTATTGATA TTGCTTGGGAGTTCCCGTCCGAGGCCAAACATGGCCACGACTTCCTGGCCCTATTGGCAGCAGTCCGGATTCACCTTCCTGATGACCGCTTCATCTTAACAGCTGTCCTCCCTGCGGCGAAGGAGGTGCTCGACCTCATCGATCTAAAGACGGCAGCCGAGTACCTTGACTACATCAATCTGGTGGCATATGATTTCTTCGGCACATGGACATCCAAGAGCGGTCACCACGCACAATTATATACCATGAATAAGGACGAGCCGTCGGCATCGTCCGGCGTGGCACATCTGATGGCACAAGGATTCCCTCCAAAGAGCATTCTGCTCGGCATCCCTACGTACGGACGAAGCTTTCTAAAGGCAAACGGACCTGGACAAGATTTCAACGGCGTAGGCGGCCAAGAGGGCACCTTCGAGTACAGCGAGCTGCCACGGAAGGGATGCAAAGAGATTGTGGATAGGCGCTATATTGCGGCCCAATGCGTTGGTGGCGATGGGGGCTTTGTCACCTACGACAACCCCGAGAcggtcaaggtcaaggcggAATTTTGCAAGCAAAAGGGATTAGGG GGGCTCTTTTACTGGAACGGACCGGCGGATTCTCGAGATCAAGCAAGAAGCCTGATCGCGGCGGGTTTCCGCGCTCTGCATACCTCTTGA